DNA sequence from the Alphaproteobacteria bacterium genome:
GCAAGGTCGAGATCCGCGTCGGCGTGCGTAGCGATGCGCCGCGCGTATTGGCAGTCATCGGCAAAGGCCAAGTGTTTGGCGAAATGGCGCTTTTCGACAACCGGCCGCACATGGCGGCGGCCGTGGCCGTCGAGCCCACCGAGGTCACGGCGATTGCCCGCGAGGAATTTCAGCAGCGCGTGGCCGACATGGATCCGGCCATTCGGGGAATTGTGATGCTCATGGTTGAGCGCATGAGGACCATGGCAGAGGAAGTGACCGGCAGCGGGCGCGGTGGCCGACATCGGCGAATTCAAGAGACCGAGGGTGGGCCGGCGGCGGAGGATTAGAAAACCCGCGGATAGCCCTCGGGCCTGCTCCGGGGTAATATGGGCAACGGCCGGGAGGCCCGTTTCCGAGTGCAGGGATAGATCATGGCTGACGATGTAAGAAGTCTGACCGGGCGGCAAAAGGCGGCCATCGTGATCATGGCCATCGGCGAGGAGCGCGCCACCAAACTCTTCTCCTTGATGGACGAGGAAGAGATCAAGGAGCTCTCCCAGAGCATGGCCAGCCTGGGTTCGGTCAATTCCAAGGTGGTCGAGGCCCTGTTCGTCGAATTCGCCTCGCAGATGTCGTCGACCGGTTCGCTGGTGGGCAGCTTCGACAGCACCGAGCGGCTGCTGCGCAACACGCTGCCCGGGGACAAAGTCGCCGGCATCATGGAGGAGAT
Encoded proteins:
- a CDS encoding cyclic nucleotide-binding domain-containing protein, with amino-acid sequence MDESMAFRRLSFAVNRLIFDEGEQSAEAYLIRSGKVEIRVGVRSDAPRVLAVIGKGQVFGEMALFDNRPHMAAAVAVEPTEVTAIAREEFQQRVADMDPAIRGIVMLMVERMRTMAEEVTGSGRGGRHRRIQETEGGPAAED